A segment of the Prochlorococcus marinus str. MIT 9215 genome:
CCCACTTATTTAGTACCACAATAAACTTAATTTTATTATCGATTAGAAAGTTCAGAATATATTCATCACCTTTCCCAGGCGCTTCACTTGAATCAATTACAAAAATTACCATATCAACTCCATTAATTGCAGATTTTGCGTTTTTTACTAAAATCTCTCCAAGTCGATGATGAGGTTTATGAACACCCGGCGTATCAACAAAAATAATTTGACCATTTTCTGTAGTAAGTATTCCTTTTAATTTATTTCTAGTAGTTTGTGCTACTGGAGAAGTAATTGTTATTTTTTCTCCAATCAATTTATTTATTAAAGTAGATTTACCGACATTTGGCCTTCCTAGTAAAGTTACAAACCCAGATCTATAATTAGCCAAAGACTTTTAATGCATCAATAATAAAATTCTGATCAAAAATGAAAAAAAAAACAATAAATTTAAAAAAAGCTTCGTTCACGCAAGCAATAAACATATCCGCAAAATGGTGCAAAGAGTGGGGTGAAGATTTACTCAGCGAAGAGGTTTTAGCAGATAGAGTCGCAGAGCTAACTAAAACAAGAAATGGACTAAGAGGATTTTTTGCATACGCTTTATCAGATAAAGATTGTTTTTTGTTGGATAAACTTCCTTTTTCATTAATTTACAAACTGAACGAAGGTGGTGATGCTGTAACAGACATAGTAGTAAAAAATTTAATAATGAGTTCCGCTCAAATTATTATTCATCGAAGAGATAATAATCATGAATATGAGATAACATCGGAAAACATTTCAGATAGATGTAAGGCTATTTTAAGACTGCTAGAAACTAAGTCAGTTACAAAGTCTGTCAATAAAGTCCTTAGAGACTTAGATGATATGGGCAATAGTTTTGATAATTCAGTAAAGTATGACTCAGAGCAAAAGGAATTCATAAAAAAACAAATTCTTGATATCGCCCAATAAAAAGGGTATAAACAAATCTACGCTTTGGTTAGTTATTTACGTAATGGATTTAGTCTCTTCTTCCACCACCCTGGAGTGCAATCATTAATCTCAATATAAAAACAAAAAGATTTATATAAGTTAGATACATACCTAGAGCCCCTGCAAGGTACTGATCATCATTATATCTTCTTGGCATTGTATAAAAATCAACGAAAGACATTGCTACGAATAAGACAGTTCCAAATCCTGCAATTATCAATTCAAGTCCTGAACCTCCAAAAACTCCGGGAGCAAAAAATCCTCCAATTAATTGGACAAACATTGCTATAAGAAGTCCTATCAATCCAAGACCAACTACCCCACTTAGTGCTTGACCAACACTATCACTCATTCTTTGGCCAGTGTAAGAGGCAATTACGAAAGTTATACCAGTAGCCAAGGCAGCTGTTCCAACCGAACCAATACCAATTGTTCCTATTGCTAAAGCAACTATTCCGCTTAAGGTGAATCCAGTTAACAAACTAAATGCTGTTAACAAAGGCAAAGCTTTAGCATTATTTGCATTATTTGCAGCACTTGTTGCTATAAAAAACAAAACTAATTCCGCAATTAAAGCAACTATCGAGAGAGGTTGAAACACTGCAGGATTTGTTGCTATAAGTGATACTCCTGCTAAAACTCCTAAAGAAGTTAGTACCATACCTCCACCTACGTAAGGTAGAGCTTTTTGAACAACATTAGGTCCAACAATTGAACTTGCTTGTGCTTCACGAATAGCTTGATTGAAATTACTACTTGCAGGCATTTTTTTTATTAAATATGAAATCATTCTACTTGATTTTAAAAATTTCAGAGTACGGATCTCCAGAGTTATGAAGTTATTTATAAGCCTCAATAATTTTTTGAACTAAAGGATGCCTAACTACGTCTTGTACAGTTAAATAACAAAACTTAATACCTTCAATTTCAGAAAAAATTCTTGATGCTTCGATTAGACCGCTTTCATGATCTTTTTTTAAATCAATTTGGGTAATATCTCCATTTACAACCATTTTTGATCTCTCGCCTAATCTGGTTAAAAACATTCTCATTTGAGAACAAGTAGTGTTTTGTGCTTCATCTAGAATTACCAAAGAATTTTCCAAAGTTCTGCCTCTCATAAATGCTAAAGGAGCAACTTCAATAATTCCTTTATCTATTAACGAATTAGTCCTATCAAAACCAAAAATACTATGCAAAGAATCAAATAGTGGTCTTAAATATGGATCTACTTTTTGTTGCAGATCTCCAGGCAAGAATCCAAGATTTTCCCCAGCTTCTACGGCTGGTCGGGTTAAAACAATTTTATCTATTTTTTTTTCATTCAATAGTCTCGCTGCGCAAACAGTTGCTAAAAATGTCTTCCCAGTTCCAGCAGGCCCAATTGCGAACGTAAGATCGAAATTTTCAATTGATTCAACATAT
Coding sequences within it:
- a CDS encoding Bax inhibitor-1/YccA family protein; this encodes MPASSNFNQAIREAQASSIVGPNVVQKALPYVGGGMVLTSLGVLAGVSLIATNPAVFQPLSIVALIAELVLFFIATSAANNANNAKALPLLTAFSLLTGFTLSGIVALAIGTIGIGSVGTAALATGITFVIASYTGQRMSDSVGQALSGVVGLGLIGLLIAMFVQLIGGFFAPGVFGGSGLELIIAGFGTVLFVAMSFVDFYTMPRRYNDDQYLAGALGMYLTYINLFVFILRLMIALQGGGRRD
- a CDS encoding PhoH family protein yields the protein MKEVSKTGHFTIDLPSSDAATALSGPGNSFLKKFESLTGVSLTIRGLQLEMNGVISKIERASALVELTRPIWEQGLEVPEVDLKAALSSLNMGESSSHAELGKKVLARSKEGRYLRPRTIRQKEYVESIENFDLTFAIGPAGTGKTFLATVCAARLLNEKKIDKIVLTRPAVEAGENLGFLPGDLQQKVDPYLRPLFDSLHSIFGFDRTNSLIDKGIIEVAPLAFMRGRTLENSLVILDEAQNTTCSQMRMFLTRLGERSKMVVNGDITQIDLKKDHESGLIEASRIFSEIEGIKFCYLTVQDVVRHPLVQKIIEAYK